One window of the Mycobacterium xenopi genome contains the following:
- a CDS encoding serine/threonine-protein kinase PknD — protein MGETAPDERVGTRFGRYQIRATVCQTGVGRVYDAVDTTDDHAVALTLLPPSVDRQRFAAELPVVARLAGPHLMRVQDWGEVGGACYFVTPLIAGQTLRSLLTTFGPMNPERAVAIVEQVAAALDAVRGHRLIHRDVRPENILVTADDAAYLLGFGVADPELSAPRPTAGTYAYTAPERFDNQPPSSRADVYSLACVLSELLTGERPFPAAATVGQVIKAHLTAAPPKPSRIRPQAISSHFDAVIARGMAKDPRHRFATAGDLARAARDALKAQTLGDQPTMVGRASDLAAVAARRRPPERPAEQVPDLDSYPESYADSYPDFYADSYPDEFAAPAWQRWKLLPLALAVVAVLVLAAAGIVVWRLASNTSAQPSGPTKPAPTAYRKTVLPFTGLTGPEGVAVDSAGGVYVSNVENDRVMKLATGSTTQTVLPFTGLKEPYGLAVDKDASVYVGDTDNDRVVKLPGGAGSQTVLPFTGLNRPEGLAVDASGSVYVVDTGNDRVVKLAAGSTSQTVLPFADLERPKGVAVDKEGSVYVADTGNNRVLKLAAGDTSQTVLPFTGLKDPSGLAVDASDSLYVTDGSRVLRLTAGATKQVVLQVPDLSYTEGVAVDKDGSIYVTDYGNDQVVKLVAS, from the coding sequence ATGGGTGAGACGGCCCCTGACGAACGGGTCGGGACGCGGTTCGGGCGCTACCAGATACGGGCGACCGTCTGCCAGACCGGCGTGGGCCGTGTCTACGACGCCGTCGACACAACCGACGACCACGCGGTTGCGCTTACCCTGTTGCCGCCCAGCGTGGACCGTCAGCGGTTCGCCGCCGAGTTGCCCGTCGTGGCGCGGCTGGCTGGACCGCACCTCATGCGGGTCCAGGATTGGGGCGAGGTCGGCGGCGCGTGCTATTTCGTCACCCCGTTGATCGCGGGCCAGACGCTGCGGTCGCTGCTGACGACGTTTGGGCCGATGAACCCCGAGCGGGCGGTGGCGATCGTCGAGCAGGTCGCCGCGGCCCTGGATGCGGTGCGCGGTCATCGGCTGATCCATCGCGACGTCAGGCCGGAGAACATCCTGGTCACCGCCGACGATGCCGCCTACCTGCTCGGCTTCGGCGTCGCCGACCCAGAACTGAGCGCACCGCGACCCACCGCGGGCACCTATGCCTACACGGCGCCCGAGCGGTTCGACAACCAGCCGCCGAGCAGCCGCGCCGACGTGTATTCGCTTGCCTGCGTGCTGAGCGAGCTGCTCACTGGAGAGCGGCCATTCCCGGCTGCAGCCACGGTAGGCCAGGTCATCAAGGCGCACCTGACAGCGGCACCGCCGAAGCCGAGTCGCATACGGCCACAAGCTATTTCATCGCACTTCGACGCGGTGATCGCGCGTGGGATGGCGAAGGATCCACGGCACCGGTTCGCCACTGCTGGCGACCTTGCGCGCGCAGCCCGCGATGCGCTCAAGGCGCAAACGCTTGGTGACCAGCCCACCATGGTGGGCCGGGCCAGCGACCTCGCTGCGGTAGCCGCGCGACGGCGCCCGCCGGAGCGTCCCGCCGAGCAGGTGCCCGACCTGGATTCGTACCCGGAGTCCTACGCCGACTCCTACCCCGACTTCTACGCCGATTCCTACCCGGACGAGTTCGCCGCGCCAGCCTGGCAGCGTTGGAAGCTGCTGCCCTTGGCCCTCGCGGTGGTGGCGGTGCTGGTCTTGGCCGCGGCCGGCATCGTCGTGTGGCGGCTTGCCTCCAACACGTCCGCGCAACCGTCCGGGCCGACCAAACCCGCGCCGACCGCTTATCGAAAAACGGTGCTGCCGTTCACCGGTCTGACCGGACCGGAGGGAGTGGCGGTCGATTCGGCGGGTGGCGTCTACGTTTCCAACGTCGAAAACGATCGGGTGATGAAGCTGGCCACCGGGTCGACGACGCAGACCGTGTTGCCGTTCACCGGCCTGAAGGAACCGTACGGATTGGCGGTGGACAAGGACGCCAGCGTCTACGTGGGCGACACCGACAACGATCGGGTGGTCAAGCTGCCCGGCGGCGCTGGCAGCCAGACCGTGCTGCCGTTCACCGGCCTCAACCGACCGGAGGGTTTGGCGGTCGATGCGTCGGGCAGCGTGTACGTCGTGGATACCGGCAACGATCGGGTGGTGAAGTTGGCGGCCGGGTCGACCAGTCAGACGGTGCTGCCGTTCGCCGACCTCGAGCGTCCCAAGGGTGTCGCGGTGGACAAGGAGGGCAGCGTCTACGTTGCCGACACCGGCAACAATCGGGTGCTGAAGTTGGCGGCCGGCGACACCAGTCAGACGGTGCTGCCGTTCACCGGCCTGAAAGATCCGTCCGGGTTGGCGGTGGATGCGTCGGACAGCCTCTACGTCACCGACGGCAGCCGGGTGCTGAGGTTGACGGCCGGCGCGACCAAGCAGGTCGTGCTGCAGGTTCCCGACCTCAGCTACACCGAAGGTGTGGCGGTGGACAAGGACGGCAGCATCTACGTCACCGACTACGGCAACGATCAAGTGGTCAAACTGGTGGCGAGCTGA
- a CDS encoding acetate kinase, producing MAEPLVLVINSGSSSLKYQLIEPISGTSRETGIVEQIGERSSPVADHEAALRCAFDRFAQTGIDLKTCGLAAVGHRVVHGGTTFYRPTVVDDSLVAKLKDLAPLAPLHNPPAVQGIEVARRMLPEVPHVAVFDTAFFHDLPAAAATYAIDRELAEKWNIRRYGFHGTSHQYVSEQAAAFLGRPLNTLNQIVLHLGNGSSASAITGGRPVDTSMGLTPMEGLVMGTRSGDIDPGIVGYLWRTANMEVDQIESMLNHRSGVLGIAGELDFRRLRKMIESGDTAAQLAYDVFIHRLRKYIGAYLAVLGHTDVVTFTAGIGENAATVRRDALSGMADLGIKLDEHRNTTESSGARRISTDDSPVSVLVVPTNEELAIARDCLTALEARAHDG from the coding sequence ATGGCTGAGCCTCTGGTGCTGGTGATCAACTCCGGCTCGTCGTCGCTGAAATACCAGCTGATTGAGCCTATTTCAGGAACCTCCCGGGAAACGGGCATTGTCGAGCAGATCGGGGAGCGCTCGTCGCCGGTCGCCGACCACGAGGCGGCGCTGCGTTGCGCGTTCGACCGGTTCGCACAAACCGGCATCGACCTGAAAACCTGCGGCCTGGCCGCGGTCGGCCACCGCGTGGTGCACGGTGGGACGACGTTCTATCGCCCTACCGTTGTCGACGACTCTCTGGTGGCCAAGCTCAAGGACTTGGCGCCGTTGGCGCCGCTGCACAACCCACCCGCGGTGCAAGGGATCGAAGTGGCGCGCAGGATGCTGCCCGAGGTGCCGCATGTGGCGGTGTTCGACACCGCGTTTTTTCACGACCTGCCCGCGGCCGCCGCGACGTATGCCATTGACCGGGAACTGGCCGAAAAATGGAATATCCGGCGCTACGGGTTCCATGGAACGTCACACCAATATGTCAGCGAGCAGGCTGCCGCGTTCTTGGGCAGGCCGCTGAACACCTTGAATCAGATTGTGCTGCATTTAGGTAACGGCTCCTCGGCTTCGGCGATTACCGGTGGTCGCCCGGTCGACACGTCGATGGGGTTGACTCCGATGGAGGGCCTGGTTATGGGCACCCGCAGCGGTGACATCGACCCCGGCATCGTCGGCTATCTGTGGCGAACGGCGAACATGGAAGTCGACCAGATCGAGTCGATGCTCAACCACCGCTCCGGCGTGCTCGGAATCGCCGGTGAGCTCGACTTTCGCCGATTGCGTAAAATGATCGAATCCGGCGACACCGCAGCCCAGTTGGCCTACGACGTGTTCATCCACCGGTTGCGTAAGTACATCGGCGCCTACCTCGCGGTGCTGGGCCACACCGATGTGGTGACCTTCACGGCCGGCATCGGTGAAAACGCCGCGACGGTGCGCCGCGACGCGCTGAGCGGGATGGCGGACCTTGGCATCAAGCTCGACGAGCATCGCAACACCACGGAAAGCAGCGGCGCGCGGCGGATTTCCACGGACGACTCACCGGTCAGCGTGCTGGTGGTCCCCACCAACGAAGAGCTGGCCATCGCCCGCGACTGCCTAACCGCACTCGAGGCAAGGGCACACGATGGGTGA
- the pta gene encoding phosphate acetyltransferase, translating into MPSIYIAAPEGDTGKSTIALGILHRLTATAPKVGVFRPITRLGEDRDYILELLLAHASAGLPYERCVGVTYQQLHADRDAAIADIVERYHGVADQCDAVVIVGSDYTDVTSPAELSVNARIAVNLGAPVLLVVRAKGRSADDVAHVVEVSRAELAEQRAHLVAVVANRCEPAQLSVFQERLTKSLAGLTPRTYVLPDEPVLVAPTVADLQRVVNGRLLSGDPALMGREVMGVVVAGMIAEHVLERLSEGAAVITPGDRSDVVLAVASAHAADGFPSLSCIILNGGFELHPSIAALVAGLRLRLPLIATALRTFDTASAVASARGRVTVGSQRKIDTALQLMESHVDISDLLAQLAIPIPTVTTPQMFTYRLRERARADRKHIVLPEGDDDRILKAAGRVLQRGVADLTILGDESQIRSRAAELGVDIDEAAVIDPRTSELCAQFAAQYAELRKDRGVTVEHAREIMHDVSYFGTMLVHNGHVDGMVSGAAHTTAHTVRPAFEIIRTAPGVSTVSSIFLMCLPDRVLAYGDCAIVPDPTPEQLADIAISSARTAAQFGIEPRVAMLSYSTGESGTGADVDKVRTATQLVRSRAPDLLVEGPIQYDAAVDPSVAATKMHESQVAGRATVLIFPDLNTGNNTYKAVQRSAGAIAIGPVLQGLNKPVNDLSRGALVEDIVNTVAITAIQAQQAHG; encoded by the coding sequence CACCGGCTGACCGCGACCGCGCCCAAAGTCGGTGTGTTCCGGCCGATTACGCGCCTCGGCGAAGACCGCGACTACATTCTGGAACTGCTGCTGGCGCATGCCAGCGCCGGCTTGCCATATGAGCGTTGCGTCGGCGTGACGTACCAGCAGCTGCACGCTGACCGCGACGCCGCGATCGCCGACATCGTCGAGCGCTACCACGGCGTGGCTGACCAGTGCGACGCGGTGGTCATCGTCGGCAGCGACTACACCGACGTCACCAGCCCCGCGGAGTTGTCCGTCAACGCGCGCATTGCGGTCAACCTCGGCGCGCCGGTGCTGCTGGTGGTGCGGGCCAAGGGCCGCAGCGCCGACGATGTCGCGCATGTGGTCGAGGTCTCGCGGGCCGAGTTGGCCGAGCAGCGCGCCCACCTGGTGGCGGTGGTGGCCAACCGTTGCGAACCCGCGCAGCTTTCGGTTTTCCAAGAGAGGTTGACCAAGTCGCTGGCCGGGCTAACCCCGCGGACCTACGTGCTGCCCGACGAGCCGGTGCTGGTGGCACCCACGGTGGCCGACCTACAGCGCGTCGTGAACGGCCGTCTGCTCAGCGGTGATCCCGCGCTGATGGGCCGTGAAGTGATGGGTGTGGTCGTCGCCGGGATGATCGCCGAGCATGTGCTGGAACGGCTTTCCGAAGGCGCTGCGGTAATCACCCCGGGTGACCGCTCCGACGTTGTGCTGGCGGTCGCCAGCGCCCATGCCGCCGACGGCTTTCCGTCACTGTCGTGCATCATCCTCAACGGCGGGTTTGAGCTGCATCCCTCGATCGCGGCGTTGGTGGCCGGACTTCGGCTGCGCCTGCCGCTGATCGCTACCGCGCTACGCACCTTCGACACAGCCAGTGCGGTGGCATCGGCGCGCGGCAGGGTCACGGTCGGCTCGCAGCGCAAGATCGACACTGCGCTGCAGCTGATGGAGAGTCACGTAGATATCTCGGATCTATTGGCGCAGTTGGCTATCCCGATACCGACGGTGACCACGCCACAGATGTTCACCTATCGGCTGCGCGAACGGGCCCGCGCAGACCGCAAGCACATCGTGCTGCCCGAAGGCGACGACGATCGCATCCTCAAAGCCGCCGGTCGAGTGCTACAGCGTGGTGTTGCCGACCTGACCATTCTCGGCGACGAGAGCCAAATCCGTTCTCGAGCAGCTGAACTCGGTGTTGACATCGACGAGGCAGCGGTGATCGACCCACGCACCAGCGAGTTGTGCGCCCAATTTGCCGCCCAGTATGCGGAGCTTCGCAAAGACAGGGGTGTTACCGTCGAGCATGCCCGCGAGATCATGCACGACGTGTCGTATTTCGGCACCATGCTGGTCCACAACGGCCATGTCGACGGTATGGTGTCGGGTGCCGCGCACACCACCGCACACACCGTGCGGCCGGCCTTCGAGATCATCCGGACCGCGCCGGGCGTCTCCACCGTGTCCAGCATCTTCCTGATGTGCCTACCGGATCGCGTGCTGGCATATGGGGACTGCGCGATCGTGCCGGACCCGACACCCGAGCAGCTCGCCGATATCGCGATCAGCTCCGCACGCACCGCTGCACAGTTCGGCATCGAACCGCGGGTGGCCATGCTGTCGTATTCCACGGGCGAATCCGGCACCGGTGCCGACGTCGACAAGGTCAGGACCGCAACGCAATTGGTGCGAAGCCGCGCACCTGACCTGCTGGTCGAAGGACCCATCCAATACGACGCCGCCGTGGACCCCTCGGTGGCGGCCACCAAGATGCACGAGTCGCAGGTCGCCGGCCGCGCGACTGTGTTGATCTTTCCCGACCTCAACACCGGCAACAACACCTACAAGGCAGTGCAGCGCAGCGCCGGTGCCATCGCGATCGGTCCGGTGCTGCAGGGGCTGAACAAACCGGTCAACGACCTGTCCCGCGGCGCGCTGGTCGAAGACATCGTCAACACCGTCGCCATTACCGCGATCCAGGCACAACAAGCACATGGCTGA